TGATTATAGTTTATGCAGATGCTTGTGCATGCAGTGTAATGATGACTCTTTGCCCCACACAGACATTAATGGACAAGAGGATCCGCCCCTGGATCAAAAAGAAAATCATAGAATATATTGGAGAAGAGGAAGCCACACTAGTTGACTTTGTCTGTTCAAAGGTGTGTGCTTGTGTCTTTATCTTGGTGGGAATATTGTCTGTTTTCCTTTctctgtattaatgtgtgttttgtCTTTGTTGCAGGTCATGGCCCACAGCACTCCAGAGGGAATTCTGGATGATGTTGCCATGGTAAATAGCACATTTAAAAgggatttttttgttatttgaacaTACTCCTAATAAATATTATCTGGttaatctcacaaaacctgtcatgTCATTATCATTTTACactcttatatataatataataaataaatgagtacatttttatatttcttttcatGACAATTTAGCACATTTCTCATTACCACACTGCCAAAAAATCATAGCTATTTTTAAAACTGTATAGCATTtacaatgattaaaataaaataatttatatagtaaCACTTTATTATACACTGTCTGTTTCACTTAATTtgtgttattaattaaaatatgcaaGAACAATATCTAGATATAATCAGTACCGAAAATAACACAAAGTACATGTAGTTCATTCATGTTATTCAGTCATTTTAACAATAAGTACATTTTGTGAAAACACAGTAGCTTATTtcttttccttttaattttgggATGAATTGTGACATGGCCAAGTTTTGTGTAATTCACCAATTTACTGTGAGGATAATCATGGGTGTTTTTCTTACAGGTACTGGATGAGGAAGCAGAAGTGTTTATTGTGAAAATGTGGAGACTTCTGATCTACGAAACAGAGGCCATGAAAATTGGCCTGGTGAAATAACATGAACTGAGAGTGATAGAAACAAGCAGGTGAGAGGATGAAGTGAAGCTGGCTTTGCTCTCCTGCTTTTAGAGCCTTTAAATTAAAGTATGGTGGATGAACGCCACAGACTGAAGCTCTTCAACTCTTCCTATATACTCCAGAGGAATAACTGCACAgctactggtgtgtgtgtgtgtaataggcATGTGCCATTTGATCTGACTGCATTGCCAAAACCGTGTAAAAGTCAAAAGCTTCTTTCATGCCCAGATTAAATGAGGAGTATAGTTTGGCTGTTTTCCATTTGACTtagttgttgattttattttcattattttcagtcTCAAGTTTTTAGCACAACCAATTTAAATCAGCTtacattttttccttttattatttGAGCTTCATTACAGGAAAGTatgattttgttttgtgtgtgtgcaaatattATTATACAAAACATTATGTTTGAATAAGGATTAAATATCTCACTGTAAACAAGCTGAATGATGCCATTACCTGTGGAGATATGGAATTTTCTCCAGGTTTTGTCTGGTGGTTTTGAATGTGGTGTATTTTGCACATGCCAGCGCATCTGAAGGTTTGTTTCCATGGTGATTGATTTgactttgaaatattaaaatgttgcATTTTCTAAACTAGAACCAGTACTGTTGCcacttttatctttttttttttactttaatagttCACAGATCTAAATAATTGCTGACCACAGAAGCCGCTGAAAACAAGTTgcattatgtaatatatttttgtgactTGATGGTTAATGCTTAACAGATCAGTGCTTCTAATGTATTTACCAGTGAATTGGGCAGACTAAGGCAAGTTGTCACAGGTTAACTAGATTTTGAGTTGAAGgtccaattatttaaaaatgactttttcttCTAATTTTGCTCTCTGGACAAAGAATTTTTCATAAATGTTGGTACTTGCCGATACCGAGTACCGATaccaatatttttattgcatttgtaatttttttttctattgggtATAGAAACCAAAAGAGTATGTATAAGGTTAGAGTATGcatagttaaactgtgtcagaacaaattaatcttgataatgtaagataactttgatagaaaggtatgtaatgaattacaataaaccaaaaattattcagacagctgTTAGTATGACCGTATTTACACAACTAACAATACTTAGTCGGGCAACCCTTAGCCTTAATGACTGTCTGTAGTCTCCTGGGCATGCTATCATCCAGGTTCATGCAAATCTGAACTTCAGtgttccccccccccccagacttggtctgaataaattttggtcccaaaattgtatcagttttactggtagtccactgtttgAAAAATATTTGGGTATAATTTGTCAAAGTTTATTTTgatatcctcacttacataaatcaactatagtgtcctgcaccaactagtaaaaaaatatatcaaaaatatatatctggtctctgaatattttttggtttgactgtacatccggttattttcacacttaattatgcccattaaaatatatttcagtttttgttactttcattgttcatgtttttgctctACGGTCCATCATCTGTAATTTAATAGCATCAGAGCATGACGCGCATTGCTGTAATAATGAAGGGAACCACTCCTGTGGTATAAAATCTCTAAATCTCCTGTGATATCTTTTACACATAGAAGGGTTTTTTAATCTGAAACGTGCTGCGATTCATATTTCAAAGCCACTTATATAATGCAGAAACACCCAGGCAAGCAAAACGCGCAATGTGtgcatgtatttgtattttgGTGCAGAACGAGAgggtcatgaaaataaattatg
Above is a genomic segment from Carassius carassius chromosome 30, fCarCar2.1, whole genome shotgun sequence containing:
- the LOC132110587 gene encoding RNA-binding protein 25-like isoform X2, translating into MVDTTLMDKRIRPWIKKKIIEYIGEEEATLVDFVCSKVMAHSTPEGILDDVAMVLDEEAEVFIVKMWRLLIYETEAMKIGLVK
- the LOC132110587 gene encoding RNA-binding protein 25-like isoform X1, whose translation is MIIVYADACACSVMMTLCPTQTLMDKRIRPWIKKKIIEYIGEEEATLVDFVCSKVMAHSTPEGILDDVAMVLDEEAEVFIVKMWRLLIYETEAMKIGLVK